CGGCAATTACCGCCTTCTTTGCCTCAACGGCGTCGCATGGGACCATGACCGTCATGGCAGCAATAACCCTCATCAGGGCGAAGTCTTCTATACACTGGTGGGAGCATCCATCCGCACCCACGGCGACCCCGCCATGAGTGGCTACTATCTTTACGTTCAGGCCGCTGTGACAGATGGTATTGCGGATCTGTTCCCAGGCACGGCCGCTTGCAAAGATGCTGAAGGTACTGACGAATGGGACCTTCCCGCAGGTGGCCAACCCCGCGGCGGTGTTCATCATATTCGCCTCGGCTATGCCCATGTCGAAGAACCTGCCAGGAAATTCCTTACCGAATTTTGCCGTGGTGGTGGACTTTGCCAGGTCTGCGTCCAGTACGACTATTTCCTCGTGGGATTTTCCTAACTCCAGTAACGCCTGTCCGTAAGCCTCGCGGGTTGAGACCATTTTTGTAATGGGCGTTTTTATGGGCATGTGTGCGTCCTTATGCTAATTCCGCAAGGGCCTTTTCGGCCTGTTCCTGGTTTGGGGCCTTTCCGTGCCAGCCGGCCTCCCCTTCCATAAATGATACGCCTTTACCTTTTACGGTCTTTGCAACGATAACGGTGGGCTTGCCCTTCAGCGTTTCCGCCTTATCGTATGCCTGGAGTATCTTCTCCAGGTCGTGTCCGTCTATCTGTATAACGTTCCAGCCGAACGCCAGCCACTTCTCGTGTATGGGCAGCGGCGACATAATCTCGTTAATGGGACCGTCTATCTGTAAACCATTATTATCTATTATTGCGCAGAGGTTGTCCAGACCGTAGTGGCTGGCGGCCATGGCAGCCTCCCAGACCTGACCCTCTTCTATCTCTCCGTCACCCAGCATAACGTATACGCGATAGTCCTTGTTGTCTATCTTGGCTGCGAGGGCTATGCCCAGTCCGACTGAGAGGCCCTGGCCCAATGAGCCGCTGGATATCTCTATGCCGGGTGTCAGACGTCTGTCGGGATGGCCCTGAAGCCGGCTGCCGAACTGTCTCAATGTGTCGAGTTCACTCACCGGAAAATAGCCTGTCTCGGCCAGTACGGCGTACAGGGCAGGGCAGGAGTGGCCCTTCGAGAGTACAAATCTGTCTCTATCGGGCCAATCAGGATTCTTGGGGTCATGTTTAAGCTTACCGTGGTATAGTGCCACCATGAGGTCCGTGGCTGAGAGAGAGCCTCCAGGGTGGCCGGAACCGGCCTTGGCCAGCGTGCGTATTATATGCCTCCTGACCTGCCGGGCCTTCTCCTCAAGTACTTCGATGCTCGGCCTACTCAATAAAGGGTTGTCTCCTGTTTATCAGTAGCGGTGCGCGCAAGAAGCGGCGACGGGGTTTGTATAATAGAACCCGTAGGCAAGGGCTTCGATTAAAAAGTCTTGTTCCTTTCCTCTCGGGCTGTACCTGTGGGCAGAGACGGAGTCGAACCGTCGACACCGGGATTTTCAGTCCCGTGCTCTACCAGCTGAGCTATCTGCCCTGTATATAAAAGCTTACGTGCGCATTATAAAAGGGGGGTCTTGCGTTGTCAAGGTCTTTTTGCCCAGTCTCCGCACGACCTTTTTTTTGTCCTTGTCCATCTGCGCGCGGAGCGCGTCGGCGCTCTCAAACTTCATCTCGTCCCTCAGCTTAAAGAGGAACTTTAGCTCTAAATCCTTACCGTATAGAGATTGATTGAAATTGATTATATGCACCTCTACCACTTCCTCCCTCCCCTGTGGCTCGAAGGTGGGTCTGGTGCCGATGCTGGTAAGAGACAACATGTCCCCTCCGTCCACGTTTACCATGCTTGCGTATACGCCGGAAGGTGGTTTTATTTCGTTGTCGAGCTCCAGGTTTGCCGTAGGGTAGCCCAGTTCTTTGCCCCTGCCGCTGCCTTCCACTACCGTGCCCATAAGGGTGACGGGCCTGCCGAGCATCTCCTGAGCCCTCTTCAGGTCACCTTGAAGTACGGCTTCCCTGATGCGGGTACTGCTGATTTTTTCGTCCATGTATTTGATTACCGGACACAGGCGTGTCTCAAACCCGTACTTTTTTGAGAGCGCGGAAACGGAGGCGAAATCTCCCTTCCGGTCCTTTCCAAAGGCAAAGCCCCGGCTCATTACCCAGCCTTTGGCACCCAGGTAGTCGTAGACAATCTTCTCGGTGAAATGTTCCGCACTCATTTTACAAACCTTGTCAAACTCCAGGACGACGGCTAAATCCACTCCCATGCGCCGGAAGAGAAGCAGCCTGTGCTTTAATGAGGTGATGAAGCTGGACGTGCGACCGATAAGTACGTTTCTTGGGTGTGTGGTGAAAGTGAGTACGACGGATTCACCCTGCATTTCTTTCGCCCAGTTCACTGTCTTGTTGATTACCGCCTGGTGGCCGCGATGTACCCCGTCAAAGCCGCCGATTGTTATGACCGGCCGGGTGAGCTTCCTGGGCCGTTCCTTTATTCCGTACAGGGTCTCCATTTATCTGGTTAGTTTTGCCTCTTTTTTGAGGCGTTCGTTCCATTGTTCAAAAAAGTCTTGTTGTTTTTGCCCCAGGTATTTTTGAACCAATTTTTTCTTGTTTTCTTCAAACGTCTTTTGGTTTGCGGCTTTTTTCCCCTCGAGCCTTATGACGTAGACGGTTTTTTTTCCTGCCTTTTCGGTGACCGCGTCCAACTCACCCTGTTTGAGCCGGAAAGCGCTTTTTGCCACGTTGGGGGTGTTGGCCTCGAGTGTGTTTATATAGCGGGAGGGCTTGCCGTCTTTTGTCTCCGGTCTCTTGAAGAATTCTGTTTGTCTCTTTACAAAGGCGATCCCTTTGGCCTCGCTCTTCAGGAATTTAATGCCCTCTTCGAAAGAGGCCTGTTTTATCTTCTCCACACACTTCCTGGCCATTTCCTCGGCCTTTTGCAGGGCCTTTTCCTCCTTCAGGTCTTTCACCACCTTCTCGCGGATTTCTTGCAGTGGCGGCGCGGACGGTTCTTTTATGGAGATTACCTGAAATATAAACGCACCGCCCGGCGCCTCAACCGGCGGGCTGGGATCGTATTTCTCTCTCTCAAAGAATTTGGAGTACACGGTCTCCTCCACGCCTGTTATGACGTCCTTGGCCTTTTCTCTGGTAAAGAAGTCGCTTTCTTTATAGTAAACACCCATGTCGCCGCCGATGTCTGCGAAGTTTATGTGGTCGGTCCGTCCGAGACTGTCGTAAATCTTTTCATCGACTTTATTTATTAGCCCGTTAACCAGTTCTTTTGCCTTTTTTCTTTCGATGATTTTGTTTATCTTCTCTTTAACCTCCTCGAAGGGTTTGTATTGTGGAGGTTGCGGCTCTTTGTTTCCTTCGTCCTTTTCGCCCTTGTCAGCCTTTGACGGGCTTTCCTTTTTGTATCTCCTGTCCTTGTTTTCCTCGTAATAGGCCCGCATCTCGTCTTCCGTAACCGTGACCTTTTTCTTTACGTCCCTGTAACGTGCCATCAGATATTCTATTTTTGTCTTTTCCGCTTCTTTGTATCCGGGTACACCTTCCGACGGGTCGGGGTAATTATCTTTATGTTTGTTATAGAAGGAGGTGACTTCTTCGTCTGTTACGCTGACGTTGTCTGCAAGCTCCCGGGCCTTGATGGCCACGAATTCAACCTTTGCCTCTTCGTTTTCTCTCGCGTATCTCTCCCATGCCTCGGCAGTCGGTACCTTAACGTTGCCGGAGAGCAGTACCATCATCTTTTCTGTCAGCAGCGCCTCTTTATAAGTTCTCAGGAGTTGTTCTTCTGTTACCCTGTAGTTCTGGCACAAAAGCCTGACTATCTGTTCCGTGGGTATACCGATGTTGCCTAACATGGTGACGCCCAGGGTGTTGAGTCTGTCTATTACCTCCGCGTTAGAGACCATAACCCCCATCCGCTCAGCCTCTTTGACAAACGTTAACCGTTCCCAGACCAGTTTGGTCAGCGGCAGGCCTTCTTGTTGCAAAAATATTCTGTTCCACCGTATCATCGCGTCGTTGAACTCTTCGGTGGAGATCTTTTCACCCAGTATGGTGCCTATGGGTTTCTTGGGTATCAGGTAGGTCGCGGAATATCCGATTCCCCAAGCCGCCATGGCGAACACCATGACGATGTACATCTTCTTCTTGTGTCGCCTCATCCAGTTTAGTGCCATAGGATACCTTCCAGTGACAAGATACAGTTGAAGTCAGAGAAATTTGTTTGAAGTACAGAAAACCCGATTATATATGATTTTCATGCCCCATCAACTGCTTTTTAGGTGGTGTCGTCAGGCCGTGTAGGGGAAAAAAGCCCTTGACACCGCTCATATACTTCATTATTAGAGTTCTTTTATCGGGCAGTTGTGACTGCCGGGTGACGGGGTGTTACATAGTTAGGAGTTCTTAGATGAATACGTCAAAGCGGATAGTTATCGTTGAATCTCCAACCAAGGCGAAGACTATAAACAAATTTCTTGGTTCAAACTACGTGGTGCGGTCTTCGATGGGTCATGTCAGGGACCTGCCGTACAATAAGCTCGCCGTGGACATAGAGAAGGACTTTGAGCCGGAGTACAAGATTCTGCCGAAGCGCAAGGAAATGGTTAAGTCCCTGAAGAGCGAGGTGGACGCGGCCGCCGAGGTCTATCTCGCGCCCGACCAGGATCGTGAGGGCGAGGCGATAGCCTGGCATCTCTGCAAGGCCCTGGAAATACCTGACGGAAAGGCCCACAGGGTAGTCTTTAACGAGATTACCAAAGAGGCCATTAAGAATGCGTTTGAGCACCCGGTGGGTATAGATATGAATAAGGTCAACGCACAGCAGGCCCGCCGCATCCTCGACCGGCTGGTAGGCTATAAGATAAGTCCGTTGTTGTGGAAGAAGGTCACAAAAAAACTTAGCGCGGGCAGGGTTCAGTCCGTAGCGGTCAGGATACTGGTGGAAAGGGAGAAAGAGGTAAGGGCGTTTAAGCCCGTAGAGTACTGGGACATCATTGCAAAGCTGAAGCCTAAGGGCGGCGGGACCAGAGGCTTTGAGGCAAAACTGTGGCGGCTGGAGGATGCCGATGTAAAGATAGGCAATGAAACCGAGGCCGAGGGACACGTTGAGAGCTTAAAGGGCTCGAAATATATCGTAAGTGCCGTGACGAAGCAGCGCAGGCAGAGTAAGCCCCTGCCGCCCTTCGCCACGAGTCAGCTTCAACAGCAGGCCTCTATTCAGTTGAACTTCAGCACCAAGAAGACAATGGTCGTCGCCCAGCAACTCTACGAAGGCGTTGATATCGCGGAAGGTCCGACGGGGCTTATTACATATATGAGGACCGATTCGTTCAGCGTGTCCAAGGAGGCCATTGCGGCCTGCAGGAAGTTTATACCCGAGAAATTCGGCGAGGAATACCTGCCGCCGAAACCAAATATATATGCCTCCAGGAAGGGTGCTCAGCAGGCCCATGAGGCCGTAAGGCCAGCCAGCGTTGAGATTACCCCCGACTCAATAAAGCAGTATCTTACGAGAGACCAGCACAGACTTTACCAGCTTATCTGGCACAGGTTCGTTGCGAGCCAGATGGTCCCGGCCGAGTACGAGACTATCGACGCGACCATAGACGCCGGCCCTTACAGGTTTAAGGCCAAGGGGAAAGTGGTAGTCTTTCAGGGGCACACGGTCCTTTCAGGGCCTATAAAAGAAGAACTCCTTCCGGAACTGCAGGAAGGAAATGAGTTGAAGTTGCTTGAACTTACGCCGAACCAGCATTTCACTGAGCCTCCACCGAGATATACGGAAGCCGCGTTGGTCAAGGCCCTGGAAAAACAGGGCATCGGCAGGCCCAGCACCTATGCCGCGATTATCTCCACCATACAGGATAGAGGGTATGTCAAGAGGGAGAAGAAAACCCTGCACCCGACCGATCTCGGAATCCTTGTGACGGACAAGCTGGTGAAACATTTCCCCACGATCCTGAACATCGAGTTCACGTCTCACATGGAAGAAGAACTGGATAAAATCGAAGAGGCCAAACTGGACTGGGTAGGAGTGCTTAAGGAGTTCTATACCCCGTTCCAGAAGGAGCTGGAAGCAGCGACGGAAGAGATGGAGAGTGAGAAGGGACGCCCGGAGGAAACCGGTATAGTCTGTAAGCAGTGCGGGGCCGGTATGGTTGTGCGCTGGAGCAGGGCGGGTAAGTTCCTGGGCTGTTCCGCCTTCCCCAAGTGCAAGTTCACCATGGACATCTCCGGAGATAACCAGCCTGTGCCTGCTGAAGCCACCGGGGAGACCTGCGATAAGTGTGGAAGCCCGATGGTTATAAAGTCGGGACGGATGGGCAGATTTCTCGCGTGTTCGGCCTATCCTGAGTGCAAGAATACCAAGTCCCTGCCTACGGGGGTGAAGTGTCCCAAGGAGGGGTGCGGTGGCGACGTCGTGTCAAGGTTTTCGAAGCGGGGCAGAAGGTTTTACGGGTGCAGTAACTATCCCAAGTGCGACTTCACCGCATTCAAACTGCCTGAGCAACCGGCCGCGGTTGGGTCTGATGGTTAAGGCCCGATGC
The nucleotide sequence above comes from Candidatus Bathyanammoxibius amoris. Encoded proteins:
- a CDS encoding peptidyl-prolyl cis-trans isomerase — translated: MALNWMRRHKKKMYIVMVFAMAAWGIGYSATYLIPKKPIGTILGEKISTEEFNDAMIRWNRIFLQQEGLPLTKLVWERLTFVKEAERMGVMVSNAEVIDRLNTLGVTMLGNIGIPTEQIVRLLCQNYRVTEEQLLRTYKEALLTEKMMVLLSGNVKVPTAEAWERYARENEEAKVEFVAIKARELADNVSVTDEEVTSFYNKHKDNYPDPSEGVPGYKEAEKTKIEYLMARYRDVKKKVTVTEDEMRAYYEENKDRRYKKESPSKADKGEKDEGNKEPQPPQYKPFEEVKEKINKIIERKKAKELVNGLINKVDEKIYDSLGRTDHINFADIGGDMGVYYKESDFFTREKAKDVITGVEETVYSKFFEREKYDPSPPVEAPGGAFIFQVISIKEPSAPPLQEIREKVVKDLKEEKALQKAEEMARKCVEKIKQASFEEGIKFLKSEAKGIAFVKRQTEFFKRPETKDGKPSRYINTLEANTPNVAKSAFRLKQGELDAVTEKAGKKTVYVIRLEGKKAANQKTFEENKKKLVQKYLGQKQQDFFEQWNERLKKEAKLTR
- the ribF gene encoding riboflavin biosynthesis protein RibF, whose translation is METLYGIKERPRKLTRPVITIGGFDGVHRGHQAVINKTVNWAKEMQGESVVLTFTTHPRNVLIGRTSSFITSLKHRLLLFRRMGVDLAVVLEFDKVCKMSAEHFTEKIVYDYLGAKGWVMSRGFAFGKDRKGDFASVSALSKKYGFETRLCPVIKYMDEKISSTRIREAVLQGDLKRAQEMLGRPVTLMGTVVEGSGRGKELGYPTANLELDNEIKPPSGVYASMVNVDGGDMLSLTSIGTRPTFEPQGREEVVEVHIINFNQSLYGKDLELKFLFKLRDEMKFESADALRAQMDKDKKKVVRRLGKKTLTTQDPPFIMRT
- the topA gene encoding type I DNA topoisomerase; the encoded protein is MNTSKRIVIVESPTKAKTINKFLGSNYVVRSSMGHVRDLPYNKLAVDIEKDFEPEYKILPKRKEMVKSLKSEVDAAAEVYLAPDQDREGEAIAWHLCKALEIPDGKAHRVVFNEITKEAIKNAFEHPVGIDMNKVNAQQARRILDRLVGYKISPLLWKKVTKKLSAGRVQSVAVRILVEREKEVRAFKPVEYWDIIAKLKPKGGGTRGFEAKLWRLEDADVKIGNETEAEGHVESLKGSKYIVSAVTKQRRQSKPLPPFATSQLQQQASIQLNFSTKKTMVVAQQLYEGVDIAEGPTGLITYMRTDSFSVSKEAIAACRKFIPEKFGEEYLPPKPNIYASRKGAQQAHEAVRPASVEITPDSIKQYLTRDQHRLYQLIWHRFVASQMVPAEYETIDATIDAGPYRFKAKGKVVVFQGHTVLSGPIKEELLPELQEGNELKLLELTPNQHFTEPPPRYTEAALVKALEKQGIGRPSTYAAIISTIQDRGYVKREKKTLHPTDLGILVTDKLVKHFPTILNIEFTSHMEEELDKIEEAKLDWVGVLKEFYTPFQKELEAATEEMESEKGRPEETGIVCKQCGAGMVVRWSRAGKFLGCSAFPKCKFTMDISGDNQPVPAEATGETCDKCGSPMVIKSGRMGRFLACSAYPECKNTKSLPTGVKCPKEGCGGDVVSRFSKRGRRFYGCSNYPKCDFTAFKLPEQPAAVGSDG
- a CDS encoding transketolase, which produces MSRPSIEVLEEKARQVRRHIIRTLAKAGSGHPGGSLSATDLMVALYHGKLKHDPKNPDWPDRDRFVLSKGHSCPALYAVLAETGYFPVSELDTLRQFGSRLQGHPDRRLTPGIEISSGSLGQGLSVGLGIALAAKIDNKDYRVYVMLGDGEIEEGQVWEAAMAASHYGLDNLCAIIDNNGLQIDGPINEIMSPLPIHEKWLAFGWNVIQIDGHDLEKILQAYDKAETLKGKPTVIVAKTVKGKGVSFMEGEAGWHGKAPNQEQAEKALAELA